In Aegilops tauschii subsp. strangulata cultivar AL8/78 chromosome 3, Aet v6.0, whole genome shotgun sequence, one genomic interval encodes:
- the LOC109736089 gene encoding ultraviolet-B receptor UVR8 isoform X1 produces MTSLPQGAMEKAAAAAAEEEPEEAWAWTWGAGTDGQLGNGGFQDHHLPQALLLPPRCRGRVSFVAGGGAHAIALTSDGEVFTWGRGTHGQLGHGNIENIPHPKSVKFFENYTVTCVSTGWNHSGFATDSGQLFMCGDGSFGQLGTGDNQSRNLPFEATSFTTKHVEKLAFGMRHSLVLLKDNSVYGFGSARRGQVGKFASKNQKFYNTPRLIDGFPNCKIMNLYANGDHSAALDESGQLHIWGRALVGEHDDDQPRAAFPSLSISQVALGWHHALVLSGGELYAIGAYRHQKCDPTVSENAVARQLNLTTASSIHHEPSSASNLAKVPSIHGQQVTQIAAGTEHSALVTESGALFTWGWGEHGQLGLGDTCDQVVPQRVNLGDEGSRSYASLGVYCGSGFTVAVSQA; encoded by the exons ATGACCTCTCTTCCTCAGGGCGCCAtggagaaggcggcggcggcggcggctgaggaggagcCGGAGGAAGCGTGGGCGTGGACCTGGGGCGCGGGCACGGACGGGCAGCTGGGGAACGGCGGCTTCCAGGACCACCATCTCCCGCAGGCGCTCCTCCTCCCGCCTCGCTGCCGAGGCCGCGTTTCCttcgtcgccggcggcggcgcccaCGCCATCGCCCTCACAA GTGATGGTGAAGTATTTACTTGGGGCAGAGGTACCCATGGTCAGCTTGGCCATGGGAACATAGAGAACATCCCTCATCCAAAGTCCGTTAAGTTCTTTGAAAACTATACAGTAACCTGTGTGTCTACTGGATGGAACCATTCTGGATTTGCTACAG ATTCTGGACAACTCTTCATGTGTGGAGATGGCTCATTTGGACAGCTTGGCACTGGTGATAATCAGTCAAGGAACTTGCCATTTGAAGCGACATCCTTTACCACAAAGCATGTTGAGAAGCTTGCATTTGGGATGCGCCATTCTCTTGTCCTATTGAAAG ATAATTCCGTTTATGGATTTGGCTCAGCAAGACGGGGACAAGTTGGCAAATTTGCTTCCAAAAATCAAAAGTTTTATAATACTCctagattaattgatggttttccAAACTGTAAAATAATGAATTTATATGCCAATGGAGATCACAGTGCTGCATTGGATG AATCTGGCCAATTGCACATCTGGGGAAGAGCATTAGTTGGTGAACATGATGATGACCAACCTCGGGCAGCCTTTCCCTCTTTGAGTATTTCTCAAGTGGCATTAGGATGGCATCATGCATTAGTCTTATCTG GAGGTGAATTGTACGCCATTGGTGCTTACCGCCATCAGAAGTGTGACCCTACCGTGTCAGAAAATGCAGTAGCGCGGCAACTGAATCTTACCACAGCAAGCAGTATACATCATG AACCATCTTCAGCGTCAAATTTAGCGAAGGTGCCCTCTATTCATGGACAGCAGGTGACCCAGATAGCAGCCGGCACTGAACATTCAGCTTTGGTGACAG AGAGCGGAGCGTTGTTCACCTGGGGCTGGGGAGAGCACGGCCAACTGGGATTGGGCGATACTTGTGATCAGGTGGTTCCTCAGAGAGTAAATCTAGGTGACGAGGGCTCACGTTCTTATGCTTCGCTCGGCGTGTACTGTGGGAGTGGGTTTACCGTCGCCGTGAGCCAGGCTTAG
- the LOC109736089 gene encoding ultraviolet-B receptor UVR8 isoform X2, with product MTSLPQGAMEKAAAAAAEEEPEEAWAWTWGAGTDGQLGNGGFQDHHLPQALLLPPRCRGRVSFVAGGGAHAIALTSDGEVFTWGRGTHGQLGHGNIENIPHPKSVKFFENYTVTCVSTGWNHSGFATDSGQLFMCGDGSFGQLGTGDNQSRNLPFEATSFTTKHVEKLAFGMRHSLVLLKDNSVYGFGSARRGQVGKFASKNQKFYNTPRLIDGFPNCKIMNLYANGDHSAALDESGQLHIWGRALVGEHDDDQPRAAFPSLSISQVALGWHHALVLSGGELYAIGAYRHQKCDPTVSENAVARQLNLTTASKPSSASNLAKVPSIHGQQVTQIAAGTEHSALVTESGALFTWGWGEHGQLGLGDTCDQVVPQRVNLGDEGSRSYASLGVYCGSGFTVAVSQA from the exons ATGACCTCTCTTCCTCAGGGCGCCAtggagaaggcggcggcggcggcggctgaggaggagcCGGAGGAAGCGTGGGCGTGGACCTGGGGCGCGGGCACGGACGGGCAGCTGGGGAACGGCGGCTTCCAGGACCACCATCTCCCGCAGGCGCTCCTCCTCCCGCCTCGCTGCCGAGGCCGCGTTTCCttcgtcgccggcggcggcgcccaCGCCATCGCCCTCACAA GTGATGGTGAAGTATTTACTTGGGGCAGAGGTACCCATGGTCAGCTTGGCCATGGGAACATAGAGAACATCCCTCATCCAAAGTCCGTTAAGTTCTTTGAAAACTATACAGTAACCTGTGTGTCTACTGGATGGAACCATTCTGGATTTGCTACAG ATTCTGGACAACTCTTCATGTGTGGAGATGGCTCATTTGGACAGCTTGGCACTGGTGATAATCAGTCAAGGAACTTGCCATTTGAAGCGACATCCTTTACCACAAAGCATGTTGAGAAGCTTGCATTTGGGATGCGCCATTCTCTTGTCCTATTGAAAG ATAATTCCGTTTATGGATTTGGCTCAGCAAGACGGGGACAAGTTGGCAAATTTGCTTCCAAAAATCAAAAGTTTTATAATACTCctagattaattgatggttttccAAACTGTAAAATAATGAATTTATATGCCAATGGAGATCACAGTGCTGCATTGGATG AATCTGGCCAATTGCACATCTGGGGAAGAGCATTAGTTGGTGAACATGATGATGACCAACCTCGGGCAGCCTTTCCCTCTTTGAGTATTTCTCAAGTGGCATTAGGATGGCATCATGCATTAGTCTTATCTG GAGGTGAATTGTACGCCATTGGTGCTTACCGCCATCAGAAGTGTGACCCTACCGTGTCAGAAAATGCAGTAGCGCGGCAACTGAATCTTACCACAGCAAGCA AACCATCTTCAGCGTCAAATTTAGCGAAGGTGCCCTCTATTCATGGACAGCAGGTGACCCAGATAGCAGCCGGCACTGAACATTCAGCTTTGGTGACAG AGAGCGGAGCGTTGTTCACCTGGGGCTGGGGAGAGCACGGCCAACTGGGATTGGGCGATACTTGTGATCAGGTGGTTCCTCAGAGAGTAAATCTAGGTGACGAGGGCTCACGTTCTTATGCTTCGCTCGGCGTGTACTGTGGGAGTGGGTTTACCGTCGCCGTGAGCCAGGCTTAG